A genomic segment from Toxotes jaculatrix isolate fToxJac2 chromosome 6, fToxJac2.pri, whole genome shotgun sequence encodes:
- the LOC121183351 gene encoding protein ANKUB1-like, whose amino-acid sequence MRVFVYFEDSCEPFDIPPDQTVGAMKQLVKENFLVQLSDDKQAYHYLELSYGGAALQDSWALCDVGITSGSVIRCLIKSEQRPVMYVFNAVTGETLPVMGSHALLHVSVDRLKTVVSMQSGLPVSAFRLSMLTDVQLYDCNQLQDYAIEEGMTLRLDTWDGWVEFLQGCLLGHRLTVQSHLSEEKIVMRFQLRVALYIAASLGHLDLAGWLLERGVLAEEPVGVHPYRQWCHQTAHRDAAKCPIHVAAESSQLLILKLFINKNLLTLACRDPGGRDPLKIAIQHGHRDCVLYLANKLCSVVSLPNMSLPMRIYLQMKHWVSLGQKRVVSNQCQYTSALYKDRVGHMLLVDGFNQPHMCSRSRKAETKPRRGIRAKALQHLPPISNLLSVSYLPSKRSSPNLPSLQSVSPGDYKEKQQRWKQHRDDGHSDKTKERDRIVCMGNFTLPQVARESIPKPVFVGSSQKSSNLVTASLESLSQHCGRTPRENAIYCLSIASKFTEKPWFKQLSIARTLIRKQVHSVP is encoded by the exons ATGAGGGTCTTCGTCTACTTTGAGGACTCCTGTGAGCCTTTTGACATCCCTCCAGATCAGACCGTGGGGGCCATGAAGCAGCTGGTGAAG GAAAACTTTCTTGTGCAACTCTCAGATGACAAGCAGGCCTATCACTATCTGGAGCTGAGCTATGGTGGTGCTGCCCTGCAGGACAGCTGGGCTCTGTGTGACGTGGGCATCACCAGTGGCAGTGTCATACGATGCCTGATAAAG AGTGAGCAAAGGCCTGTGATGTACGTTTTCAATGCTGTGACAGGAGAAACCTTACCAGTCATGGGAAGTCACGCTCTTCTGCATGTGTCCGTTGATAGACTGAAAACAGTGGTATCCATGCAAAGCGGCCTCCCTGTCAGCGCCTTCAGACTGAGCATGCTTACAGATGTGCAGCTCTATGACTGCAATCAACTGCAAGACTATGCCATTGAAGAGG gCATGACTCTTCGTTTGGACACATGGGATGGGTGGGTGGAGTTCCTCCAAGGTTGCCTCCTCGGCCACAGATTGACAGTCCAGAGCCACCTATCAGAGGAGAAGATTGTGATGAG GTTTCAGCTGAGGGTAGCACTGTACATCGCTGCCTCTTTAGGCCACCTGGATCTGGCAGGCTGGCTGCTGGAGAGAGGGGTGCTTGCTGAGGAACCAGTGGGAGTCCATCCGTACCGCCAGTGGTGCCACCAAACCGCCCACCGAGACGCTGCAAAGTGTCCCATCCATGTAGCTGCAGAGAGCAGTCAGCTCCTCATCCTCAAGCTCTTCATCAACAAGAACCTTTTGACCTTGGCGTGTCGGGACCCTGGTGGTCGTGACCCTTTAAAAATTGCCATTCAGCATGGTCACAGGGATTGTGTGCTCTACTTAGCCAACAAGCTATGCTCAGTAGTATCCCTGCCAAATATGTCCCTGCCCATGCGCATATACCTCCAGATGAAACACTGGGTAAGTTTGGGGCAGAAGAGAGTGGTCTCCAATCAATGCCAGTACACCAGTGCTCTATATAAAGACAGGGTGGGACATATGTTGCTGGTAGATGGCTTCAACCAGCCACACATGTGCTCCAGATCCAGGAAAGCTGAGACCAAACCAAGAAGAGGAATCAGAGCCAAAGCTTTGCAACACTTACCACCCATCAGCAACTTACTCTCAGTATCATACCTCCCCTCCAAAAGGTCATCACCCAACCTACCCAGCCTGCAGTCTGTAAGCCCTGGTGACTataaagagaaacagcaaaggTGGAAGCAGCATAGAGATGATGGCCATTCTgataaaacaaaggaaagagaCCGCATTGTTTGCATGGGCAACTTTACGCTCCCGCAAGTTGCAAGAGAAAGCATTCCCAAGCCAGTGTTTGTTGGTTCATCACAAAAATCTTCCAATCTTgtgactgcatctctggagtcCCTCTCTCAGCACTGTGGCCGAACACCAAGAGAAAATGCCATATACTGCTTGAGTATAGCCAG TAAATTCACAGAGAAACCTTGGTTCAAGCAGCTGAGCATAGCACGGACTTTGATCAGAAAGCAAGTCCACTCCGTGCCTTGA